In a single window of the Lepidochelys kempii isolate rLepKem1 chromosome 21, rLepKem1.hap2, whole genome shotgun sequence genome:
- the RAB44 gene encoding ras-related protein Rab-44, giving the protein MAEPHTERAMEEQRRPRKLGSSRRKQLRDVFGGAKTSPILEEEPFPSEIMEKIQDFFQECDKDQKGFITRADMQKLKKEDFPCSAEELELVFDGLDTDRNGYLTTEEFTTGLEQFLSLQTTTRQHRRRKTASRRVYMSRTDYSLEEADSEERKCFRAFMDQLGADNIFEDQSEIWRLWVKLRQDEPHLLGNLEEFLAKMTHRIKEAQSEKVTLELTLNKRVTDHNREVQQLYEEMEQQINREKQRLQHESKARSHLHTTEVQRALDVVEGEVQRLLVVQSELETQFHSLSTKQHAATSENQRLKENNQDLENQLQQIHIQLQETQGHLGAMRGRVSQPHREEGRTRVISTEEDPFTEFMKKGEAFFQQEFSGQSSLLSELNNAIAALDNVSEPQVPGTDDLLHGDASLHPARQGGDSKQRIKQVRDSEHQVLSRNDNEPKALSEALSVLSTNQATSQGEALKQGPTQAEPHAQDAKQAPASEPATHNEAPNLTKKEIVYAEVQPPAVSEPARQATIPKQNPPEGGVLLPSVSQPGITEQAAPDEIQKWVPMKRDVVLADVWPPAVSEQALKEKPPEMKAPEKKTFEQREPPKQETPPTYLPHVGALHKEDVENEQGGALLGASQLGDTPQAKTQPQSTEKPEATRAEETRGDRDIFQQEKKQVSSVKANEDAIPKLGGQGYQGNVTPEQPGGTAKGTTETCTDPDHLYNVLFVGDSNVGKTSFLYRLHEDSFNPSLTATIGMDYRVKNLFVDNKCFALRLWDTAGQERYHSITKQFFRKADGVVLMYDITSEYSFADVRYWLSCIQEGAGDGIVILLLGNKSDCAAERQVSTEEGGRLAKECELLFYECSAASGHKVSESMIDLARSLKTHEDRLKAEVVEVPVPPKKKRGCCR; this is encoded by the exons at GGCTGAGCCACACACTGAAAGAGCCATGGAGGAGCAGAGGAGGCCCAGGAAGCTGGGCTCAAGCCGACGAAAGCAGCTGCGAGACGTGTTTGGTGGTGCAAAGACATCCCCAATCCTGGAGGAGGAGCCGTTCCCATCCGAAATAATGGAAAAGATTCAGGATTTCTTCCAGGAATGTGACAAGGACCAGAAAGGTTTTATCACACGCGCCGACATGCAG AAACTGAAGAAAGAGGATTTCCCATGCAGCGCAGAGGAGCTGGAGCTGGTCTTTGATGGTCTCGATACCGACAGGAACGGATATTTAACTACGGAGGAATTCACCACAGGGCTCG AGCAGTTCCTGAGCTTGCAGACCACAACAAGGCAGCACAGGAGGAGGAAGACAGCTTCCAGGAGGGTGTACATGTCCCGCACGGACTACTCCCTGGAGGAAGCAGACAGCGAGGAAAGAAAATGCTTCAGAGCATTCATGGACCAACTGGGAGCAGACAATATCTTTGAAGA ccAGTCAGAGATTTGGAGGCTCTGGGTGAAGCTCCGTCAAGACGAGCCTCACCTGTTGGGGAACTTGGAGGAGTTCTTGGCCAAGATGACGCACCGGATCAAGGAAGCTCAGAGCGAAAAGGTGACACTAGAGCTGACCTTGAACAA ACGGGTCACTGATCACAACCGGGAGGTGCAGCAGCTGTACGAGGAAATGGAGCAGCAAATAAACCGGGAGAAGCAGCGCCTTCAGCATGAG AGTAAAGCCAGAAGTCACCTGCACACCACGGAGGTGCAGAGAGCACTAGACGTCGTGGAGGGGGAAGTGCAGCGCTTGCTGGTGGTTCAAAGTGAG CTCGAGACCCAATTCCACAGCCTCAGCACCAAGCAGCACGCTGCCACCAGCGAGAACCAGAGGCTGAAAGAAAACAACCAGGACCTGGAGAACCAGCTGCAGCAAATCCACATTCAGCTCCAGGAGACCCAAGGGCATCTGGGTGCTATGAGGGGCAGGGTATCTCAGCCGCACAGAGAGGAAGGCAG GACAAGAGTGATCTCCACAGAAGAAGACCCCTTCACAGAGTTCATGAAAAAGGGAGAGGCATTCTTCCAGCAGGAATTTTCGGGCCAAAGCTCTTTGCTCAGTGAACTGAACAATGCAATAGCAGCTCTGGACAACGTGTCTGAACCACAAGTACCAGGGACAGATGACCTACTGCATGGGGATGCTTCTTTACACCCAGCCAGACAAGGTGGGGATTCGAAGCAAAGAATCAAGCAGGTCAGAGATTCGGAGCATCAGGTGCTCTCAAGAAATGACAATGAACCTAAGGCCCTGTCCGAGGCACTTTCAGTCCTTTCCACCAATCAGGCTACGTCACAAGGAGAGGCTCTTAAACAGGGACCAACTCAAGCAGAACCACATGCACAGGATGCGAAGCAGGCTCCGGCCTCTGAGCCAGCAACGCACAATGAGGCTCCAAACCTAACGAAGAAAGAGATTGTttatgcagaggtgcagccccCTGCTGTTTCAGAGCCGGCAAGGCAAGCCACCATTCCCAAGCAGAACCCACCAGAGGGAGGTGTTCTCCTGCCAAGTGTATCACAGCCTGGCATTACAGAGCAGGCGGCGCCAGATGAAATACAGAAGTGGGTACCAATGAAGAGAGATGTGGTCCTTGCAGATGTGTGGCCACCTGCTGTTTCTGAGCAGGCACTGAAGGAAAAGCCTCCAGAAATGAAAGCGCCGGAGAAGAAGACATTTGAGCAGAGAGAGCCACCAAAACAGGAGACACCACCAACTTATCTCCCTCACGTGGGAGCCCTGCACAAGGAAGATGTAGAAAATGAACAAGGAGGAGCCCTTCTCGGAGCCAGCCAGCTGGGGGATACGCCCCAGGCCAAGACGCAGCCCCAAAGCACTGAGAAACCAGAGGCGACCCGGGCAGAAGAGACAAGAGGAGACAGGGATATTTTTCAACAAGAGAAGAAGCAAGTGAGCAGCGTGAAGGCGAACGAGGATGCAATCCCCAAACTGGGAGGCCAAGGGTATCAAGGTAATGTGACACCAGAGCAGCCAGGCGGAACTGCTAAAGGCACCACGGAGACCTGCACTGATCCAGACCATCTTTATAACGTGTTGTTTGTGGGGGACTCAAACGTTGGCAAAACATCGTTTCTGTACCGGTTACATGAGGATTCCTTCAACCCAAGCCTAACTGCTACTATAG GAATGGATTATCGGGTCAAAAACCTTTTTGTGGACAACAAGTGCTTTGCTCTACGCCTGTGGGACACGGCTGGTCAAGAAAG GTACCATAGCATCACCAAGCAGTTCTTCCGAAAAGCTGACGGAGTGGTGTTGATGTATGATATCACTTCAGAATACTCCTTCGCGGACGTGCGGTACTGGCTGAGTTGTATCCAG GAAGGAGCAGGAGATGGAATTGTCATCCTTCTACTTGGTAACAAATCAGACTGTGCAGCAGAAAGACAGGTATCTACTGAAGAGGGTGGACGCTTGGCTAAG GAGTGTGAGCTCTTGTTTTATGAATGCAGTGCCGCGTCAGGCCACAAAGTCTCCGAATCCATGATTGACTTAGCCAG GTCACTGAAAACTCACGAAGACAGATTAAAAGCTGAGGTGGTGGAGGTACCAGTGCCACCGAAGAAGAAAAGAGGTTGTTGCAGATGA
- the CDKN1A gene encoding cyclin-dependent kinase inhibitor 1 isoform X3: MRAGNMPLSQSNMHQAPCNRKICRNLFGPVDHEQLQNDLQDLMRRHLEEAQHRWNFDFETETPLEGKLKWERVLYPDMSPACLPSEDPSHSKGNDGEKNQSSPARKISTKDLNVALSSEAVQTGSESRKTSPPRHLKRKQTSIKDFYSSKRRIVPCKPNP; the protein is encoded by the exons ATGAGAG CTGGAAACATGCCTCTGTCACAGAGTAACATGCATCAGGCCCCCTGCAACAGGAAGATCTGCCGAAATCTCTTTGGCCCGGTGGATCATGAGCAGCTCCAGAATGACTTACAGGACTTGATGAGGAGACATCTGGAAGAAGCTCAACACAGGTGGAATTTTGACTTTGAGACGGAAACACCGCTGGAAGGCAAGCTCAAGTGGGAGAGAGTCCTCTATCCTGACATGTCTCCTGCTTGCCTGCCTTCTGAGGACCCGAGCCACTCCAAAGGGAATGATGGGGAGAAGAACCAGAGCTCTCCAGCACGTAAGATTTCTACAAAGGATCTTAACGTGGCCCTCTCAAGTGAAGCAGTACAGACGGGCTCTGAGTCCCGCAAGACCAGCCCCCCACGGCACCTGAAACGCAAGCAGACCAGCATAAAAG ATTTCTACAGTTCGAAGCGGAGGATTGTCCCTTGCAAGCCAAATCCATGA
- the CDKN1A gene encoding cyclin-dependent kinase inhibitor 1 isoform X4 produces MPLSQSNMHQAPCNRKICRNLFGPVDHEQLQNDLQDLMRRHLEEAQHRWNFDFETETPLEGKLKWERVLYPDMSPACLPSEDPSHSKGNDGEKNQSSPARKISTKDLNVALSSEAVQTGSESRKTSPPRHLKRKQTSIKDFYSSKRRIVPCKPNP; encoded by the exons ATGCCTCTGTCACAGAGTAACATGCATCAGGCCCCCTGCAACAGGAAGATCTGCCGAAATCTCTTTGGCCCGGTGGATCATGAGCAGCTCCAGAATGACTTACAGGACTTGATGAGGAGACATCTGGAAGAAGCTCAACACAGGTGGAATTTTGACTTTGAGACGGAAACACCGCTGGAAGGCAAGCTCAAGTGGGAGAGAGTCCTCTATCCTGACATGTCTCCTGCTTGCCTGCCTTCTGAGGACCCGAGCCACTCCAAAGGGAATGATGGGGAGAAGAACCAGAGCTCTCCAGCACGTAAGATTTCTACAAAGGATCTTAACGTGGCCCTCTCAAGTGAAGCAGTACAGACGGGCTCTGAGTCCCGCAAGACCAGCCCCCCACGGCACCTGAAACGCAAGCAGACCAGCATAAAAG ATTTCTACAGTTCGAAGCGGAGGATTGTCCCTTGCAAGCCAAATCCATGA
- the CDKN1A gene encoding cyclin-dependent kinase inhibitor 1 isoform X1: MLLIFLPAGNMPLSQSNMHQAPCNRKICRNLFGPVDHEQLQNDLQDLMRRHLEEAQHRWNFDFETETPLEGKLKWERVLYPDMSPACLPSEDPSHSKGNDGEKNQSSPARKISTKDLNVALSSEAVQTGSESRKTSPPRHLKRKQTSIKDFYSSKRRIVPCKPNP; this comes from the exons ATGTTGCTCATTTTCCTTCCAGCTGGAAACATGCCTCTGTCACAGAGTAACATGCATCAGGCCCCCTGCAACAGGAAGATCTGCCGAAATCTCTTTGGCCCGGTGGATCATGAGCAGCTCCAGAATGACTTACAGGACTTGATGAGGAGACATCTGGAAGAAGCTCAACACAGGTGGAATTTTGACTTTGAGACGGAAACACCGCTGGAAGGCAAGCTCAAGTGGGAGAGAGTCCTCTATCCTGACATGTCTCCTGCTTGCCTGCCTTCTGAGGACCCGAGCCACTCCAAAGGGAATGATGGGGAGAAGAACCAGAGCTCTCCAGCACGTAAGATTTCTACAAAGGATCTTAACGTGGCCCTCTCAAGTGAAGCAGTACAGACGGGCTCTGAGTCCCGCAAGACCAGCCCCCCACGGCACCTGAAACGCAAGCAGACCAGCATAAAAG ATTTCTACAGTTCGAAGCGGAGGATTGTCCCTTGCAAGCCAAATCCATGA
- the CDKN1A gene encoding cyclin-dependent kinase inhibitor 1 isoform X2: MRAGNMPLSQSNMHQAPCNRKICRNLFGPVDHEQLQNDLQDLMRRHLEEAQHRWNFDFETETPLEGKLKWERVLYPDMSPACLPSEDPSHSKGNDGEKNQSSPARKISTKDLNVALSSEAVQTGSESRKTSPPRHLKRKQTSIKDFYSSKRRIVPCKPNP; this comes from the exons CTGGAAACATGCCTCTGTCACAGAGTAACATGCATCAGGCCCCCTGCAACAGGAAGATCTGCCGAAATCTCTTTGGCCCGGTGGATCATGAGCAGCTCCAGAATGACTTACAGGACTTGATGAGGAGACATCTGGAAGAAGCTCAACACAGGTGGAATTTTGACTTTGAGACGGAAACACCGCTGGAAGGCAAGCTCAAGTGGGAGAGAGTCCTCTATCCTGACATGTCTCCTGCTTGCCTGCCTTCTGAGGACCCGAGCCACTCCAAAGGGAATGATGGGGAGAAGAACCAGAGCTCTCCAGCACGTAAGATTTCTACAAAGGATCTTAACGTGGCCCTCTCAAGTGAAGCAGTACAGACGGGCTCTGAGTCCCGCAAGACCAGCCCCCCACGGCACCTGAAACGCAAGCAGACCAGCATAAAAG ATTTCTACAGTTCGAAGCGGAGGATTGTCCCTTGCAAGCCAAATCCATGA